The following coding sequences lie in one Microbacterium sp. XT11 genomic window:
- a CDS encoding DUF4383 domain-containing protein, whose protein sequence is MTDTALTHRYAGTPVQKTALIAGIIFLVVGIAGFIPGLTHSAEHLHAAGASSDAQLLGVFQVSVLHNIVHLAFGIAGLAFAARARASRLYLMIGGLVYLVVWVYGLIAVGNDQINIIPVNDADNWLHLVLAIAMVLLGIFVPYERRVPRNGSHAARA, encoded by the coding sequence GTGACCGACACCGCTCTCACCCATCGCTACGCCGGCACGCCCGTGCAGAAGACCGCACTAATCGCCGGCATCATCTTCCTCGTCGTGGGGATCGCGGGCTTCATCCCCGGCCTCACGCACTCGGCCGAGCACCTGCACGCAGCAGGGGCGTCATCAGATGCGCAGTTGCTCGGGGTCTTCCAGGTCTCCGTGCTGCACAACATCGTGCACCTGGCATTCGGCATCGCGGGCCTCGCCTTCGCAGCCAGAGCCCGCGCATCGCGGCTGTACCTCATGATCGGGGGCCTGGTGTACCTCGTCGTCTGGGTCTACGGCCTCATCGCCGTCGGCAACGACCAGATCAACATCATCCCCGTCAACGACGCGGACAACTGGCTTCACCTCGTCCTCGCCATCGCCATGGTGCTGCTCGGGATCTTCGTCCCCTACGAACGACGCGTTCCCCGCAACGGCTCCCACGCGGCGCGCGCCTGA
- a CDS encoding sulfurtransferase: MAIEFDTSSPKFADYAEPGRLVSTDWLAEHLGEPGLVVVESDEDVLLYETGHIPGAVKVDWHTELNDPVVRDYVDGEGFAALLSRKGIARDDTVVIYGDKNNWWAAYALWVFSLFGHEDVRLLDGGRDRWIAEGRELTREATERPRTDYPVVERDDSVIRAYKEDVLAHLGNPLIDVRSPEEYSGERTSAPAYPEEGALRAGHIPTAQSVPWAKAVADDGGFKTRAELEAIYRDGAGLADGDPVIAYCRIGERSSHTWFVLKHLLGFEDVRNYDGSWTEWGSAVRVPIVTGTEPGTV, translated from the coding sequence GTGGCCATCGAGTTCGACACCTCCTCTCCCAAGTTCGCCGACTACGCCGAGCCCGGTCGCCTGGTGAGCACGGATTGGCTCGCAGAGCACCTGGGCGAGCCGGGGCTCGTGGTCGTCGAGTCCGACGAGGACGTGCTCCTCTACGAGACGGGACACATCCCCGGCGCGGTGAAGGTCGACTGGCACACCGAGCTGAACGATCCGGTCGTGCGTGACTATGTCGACGGCGAGGGCTTCGCGGCGCTGCTCAGCCGCAAGGGCATCGCCCGGGATGACACGGTGGTCATCTACGGAGACAAGAACAACTGGTGGGCGGCGTACGCGCTCTGGGTGTTCTCGCTCTTCGGACACGAGGACGTGCGCCTTCTCGACGGCGGGCGCGACCGATGGATCGCCGAGGGACGCGAGCTCACGCGCGAGGCCACCGAACGGCCCCGCACCGACTACCCGGTCGTGGAGCGCGACGACTCGGTCATCCGGGCGTACAAGGAAGACGTCCTCGCGCACCTGGGCAATCCCCTCATCGACGTGCGGTCACCGGAGGAGTACAGCGGTGAGCGCACGAGCGCGCCGGCCTACCCGGAGGAGGGTGCCCTGCGCGCCGGACACATCCCGACGGCTCAGAGCGTGCCGTGGGCGAAGGCGGTCGCGGACGACGGAGGGTTCAAGACCCGCGCCGAACTCGAGGCGATCTACCGCGACGGCGCAGGCCTCGCCGACGGCGACCCGGTCATCGCCTACTGCCGCATCGGTGAGCGCTCCAGCCACACCTGGTTCGTGCTCAAGCACCTGCTCGGCTTCGAGGACGTCCGCAACTACGACGGGTCGTGGACGGAGTGGGGCAGCGCCGTGCGGGTTCCGATCGTCACCGGCACCGAGCCTGGCACCGTCTGA
- a CDS encoding GIY-YIG nuclease family protein, protein MKTTGPLPGPCGLCGARNGVRTTSEGWRCAACGWRYGDVPDPELPLPRIDVVYYVRFDTRVKIGTSRAPRQRLASIRHDELLAFERGGRDVEQRRHREFAAEREGGEWFTLSVPLTAHIRRLQAEGEPWQLYARWLSEALS, encoded by the coding sequence GTGAAGACGACGGGACCCCTCCCCGGCCCGTGCGGCCTGTGCGGCGCCCGCAACGGGGTCCGCACGACATCCGAGGGCTGGCGGTGCGCGGCGTGCGGATGGCGGTACGGCGACGTCCCCGATCCTGAATTGCCTCTCCCTCGAATCGACGTCGTCTACTACGTGCGGTTCGACACGCGCGTGAAGATCGGGACGAGTCGCGCTCCGCGACAGCGCCTGGCGAGCATCCGACACGACGAGCTGCTGGCTTTCGAACGCGGCGGTCGCGATGTCGAACAGAGGCGCCACCGCGAGTTCGCCGCCGAGCGGGAGGGCGGCGAGTGGTTCACGCTTTCGGTGCCGCTGACCGCGCACATCCGCCGGCTGCAGGCGGAGGGTGAGCCGTGGCAGCTCTACGCCCGCTGGCTGAGCGAGGCCCTTTCCTGA
- a CDS encoding DUF6098 family protein, whose product MPQEPLSSTGLVGSDAGTDDDARRHSIDTESGLELRGLSVNPLDAEDWWTRPLEDWLARQLSQYRHLAQKDPERIAWILGGELAGRGPDCEPLLRDVEPVAILDEHLLDEAWERYQRVFDAGHGPADDGGES is encoded by the coding sequence ATGCCGCAAGAGCCTCTGTCGTCGACCGGGCTGGTCGGGTCCGACGCCGGTACCGACGACGATGCGCGACGGCACAGCATCGACACCGAGAGCGGGCTCGAGCTTCGCGGACTGTCGGTGAACCCCCTGGACGCCGAAGACTGGTGGACGCGTCCGCTCGAGGATTGGCTGGCCCGCCAGCTCTCGCAGTACCGGCACCTGGCACAGAAGGACCCGGAGCGCATCGCCTGGATCCTCGGCGGTGAGCTCGCCGGGCGTGGACCGGACTGCGAACCCCTGTTGCGCGACGTGGAGCCCGTCGCCATCCTCGACGAGCATCTCCTCGACGAGGCCTGGGAGAGGTACCAGCGCGTGTTCGATGCCGGCCATGGTCCTGCCGACGACGGAGGCGAGTCGTGA
- a CDS encoding ammonium transporter, which yields MDAPGNISWAITATALVLLMTPGVAFFYGGLVKAKSVVSMMMMSFGSIGLVAVLWVLFGFSMSAVESPLQFAGNPFADFGLSSLASGEGANVALIGVAYGATFAIITVALISGAIADRAKFGSWLIFAGVFATVGYFPVAAWVWGGGWIMNLGTALFGEDSGIAVIDYAGGTAVHINAGAAALALALVLGKRIGFQKGILKPHNVPLTLLGAALLWFGWFGFNAGAEWLAEDMGGVGLIGINTLGATAAAILGWILVERIKDGKATSVGAASGAVAGLVAITPACANLTPGWALLLGALAGVLCALAVELKFRLGFDDSLDVVGIHLVGGLFGTLYLGFFATGTGLFVGGDARQLVVQAIAAVGVMIYSFVVAYIIGFAIQKTIGFRITNEDEIAGVDLVVHGEEGYALADA from the coding sequence ATGGACGCACCCGGCAACATCTCCTGGGCGATCACAGCGACGGCTCTCGTGCTGCTGATGACCCCGGGAGTCGCCTTCTTCTACGGCGGCCTGGTCAAGGCCAAGAGCGTCGTCAGCATGATGATGATGAGCTTCGGCTCGATCGGACTGGTGGCGGTGCTGTGGGTCTTGTTCGGGTTCTCGATGAGCGCCGTGGAGAGCCCGCTGCAGTTCGCGGGCAACCCGTTCGCCGACTTCGGACTCAGCTCGCTGGCGTCGGGCGAAGGGGCGAACGTCGCACTGATCGGGGTCGCCTACGGAGCCACCTTCGCGATCATCACCGTGGCGCTGATCTCCGGTGCCATCGCCGACCGGGCCAAGTTCGGCTCGTGGCTGATCTTCGCCGGCGTGTTCGCGACCGTCGGCTACTTCCCGGTCGCTGCGTGGGTCTGGGGCGGCGGCTGGATCATGAACCTCGGGACGGCGCTCTTCGGCGAGGACAGCGGCATCGCCGTGATCGACTACGCCGGCGGCACTGCGGTGCACATCAACGCCGGTGCTGCGGCCCTCGCTCTCGCGCTCGTGCTCGGCAAGCGCATCGGGTTCCAGAAGGGCATCCTCAAGCCGCACAACGTTCCGCTCACGCTCCTCGGCGCGGCCCTGCTGTGGTTCGGCTGGTTCGGATTCAACGCCGGAGCCGAGTGGCTGGCGGAGGACATGGGCGGAGTCGGCCTCATCGGCATCAACACGCTCGGCGCCACCGCGGCGGCGATCCTCGGGTGGATCCTCGTCGAGCGCATCAAGGACGGCAAGGCCACCTCGGTCGGTGCGGCGTCCGGCGCCGTGGCGGGTCTGGTCGCCATCACCCCGGCCTGTGCGAACCTCACGCCAGGATGGGCGCTGCTCCTCGGTGCTCTCGCGGGTGTCCTGTGCGCCCTGGCTGTCGAGCTCAAGTTCCGCCTCGGATTCGACGACTCGCTCGACGTGGTCGGCATCCACCTCGTCGGCGGTCTGTTCGGCACCCTTTACCTCGGGTTCTTCGCTACGGGCACGGGGCTGTTCGTCGGCGGTGACGCACGGCAGCTCGTGGTTCAGGCGATCGCCGCAGTCGGCGTGATGATCTACTCCTTCGTCGTGGCGTACATCATCGGCTTCGCGATCCAGAAGACGATCGGCTTCCGGATCACGAACGAGGATGAGATCGCCGGCGTCGACCTGGTGGTCCACGGCGAGGAGGGGTACGCCCTGGCGGACGCGTGA
- the zapE gene encoding cell division protein ZapE, with translation MTDNASRTGVVHLTERQPTVTGPEMLASLVPPPQFDGATFDSYRADPAYPSQEDAKETLIRFAGRGGPVKRGGLFSRAKKEPETKPGVYLDGGFGVGKTHLLASIYHAMPARRKYFGSFIEYTALVGALGYKNTVDLLKGADLLCIDEFELDDPGDTMVMTRLLGELVPTGTKLAATSNTPPNALGEGRFAAQDFLREIHAMADSFQTLRIDGVDFRQRALDGHALVASDEQYADGVEQGAAAGTASDDSFDDVIRHLARVHPSRYIRLIDGIDLVGLRDVHVLTDQSEALRFVAFVDRVYDAQIPIVATGLSLDKVFGEEMLGGGYRKKYLRAISRLNALTHAER, from the coding sequence ATGACTGACAACGCGAGCCGCACCGGCGTCGTGCACCTGACCGAGCGCCAGCCCACCGTCACCGGCCCGGAGATGTTGGCGAGCCTCGTTCCGCCGCCGCAGTTCGACGGCGCGACGTTCGACAGCTACCGCGCCGATCCCGCCTACCCGTCGCAGGAGGACGCGAAGGAGACGCTCATCCGCTTCGCCGGACGTGGCGGACCCGTCAAGCGCGGAGGCCTGTTCAGCCGGGCCAAGAAAGAGCCGGAGACGAAGCCTGGTGTGTATCTCGATGGGGGCTTCGGCGTCGGGAAGACGCACCTGTTGGCCTCGATCTATCACGCGATGCCGGCGCGGAGGAAGTACTTCGGTTCGTTCATCGAGTACACCGCGCTGGTCGGAGCGCTCGGCTACAAGAACACGGTCGACCTGCTCAAGGGCGCCGACCTGCTGTGCATCGACGAGTTCGAACTCGACGATCCCGGCGACACCATGGTGATGACGCGGCTGCTGGGCGAACTCGTGCCCACGGGCACCAAACTGGCCGCCACCTCGAACACGCCGCCGAACGCCCTGGGAGAGGGGCGCTTCGCCGCTCAGGACTTCCTCCGCGAGATACACGCGATGGCCGACAGCTTCCAGACGCTGCGGATCGACGGCGTCGACTTCCGCCAGCGTGCCCTCGACGGACACGCGCTGGTCGCCTCGGATGAGCAGTATGCGGACGGCGTGGAGCAGGGGGCTGCCGCGGGCACGGCATCCGACGATTCCTTCGATGACGTCATCCGCCATCTTGCTCGCGTCCACCCGTCGCGCTACATCCGGCTGATCGATGGCATCGACCTCGTCGGGCTGCGCGACGTGCACGTGCTGACCGATCAGTCTGAGGCCCTGCGATTCGTCGCGTTCGTCGACCGCGTGTACGACGCGCAGATCCCGATCGTGGCGACCGGGCTCAGTCTCGACAAGGTGTTCGGCGAGGAGATGCTCGGCGGCGGGTATCGCAAGAAGTACCTGCGCGCCATCTCCCGACTCAATGCGCTCACGCACGCCGAACGCTGA
- a CDS encoding type II toxin-antitoxin system PemK/MazF family toxin produces the protein MSNANGILSALLDIVVKLVAPAKAPRSGARSQRRGARPRAHLRTGSDRARTGVVLEPGREPGTATLRVDPERVGDLRIDYAPDRDGAPDAGEIVWTWVPYEENDGRGKDRPVLVIARQSQDRVYAVRMTSKSHDGERDYLSIGTGPWDGQGRGSWVDIEQLYSVHENGLRREAAVLDTRRFAAVAQALSRRYGWRAAR, from the coding sequence GTGAGCAACGCGAACGGCATCCTCTCGGCACTGCTCGACATCGTCGTGAAGCTGGTGGCTCCAGCGAAGGCCCCCCGGTCGGGTGCGCGATCGCAGCGCCGGGGCGCTCGTCCTCGGGCGCACCTTCGGACGGGGTCGGACCGTGCGCGTACGGGCGTCGTCCTCGAGCCGGGGCGGGAGCCGGGGACGGCGACGCTTCGCGTGGATCCCGAACGCGTCGGCGACCTGCGCATCGACTATGCGCCCGATCGCGACGGCGCGCCCGACGCGGGCGAGATCGTCTGGACGTGGGTGCCGTACGAGGAGAACGACGGACGCGGCAAGGACCGGCCCGTGCTCGTCATCGCGCGTCAGTCGCAGGACCGCGTCTACGCGGTACGCATGACGAGCAAGTCGCACGACGGCGAGCGGGACTATCTCTCCATCGGAACCGGACCCTGGGACGGCCAGGGGCGCGGGTCCTGGGTCGACATCGAGCAGCTGTACAGCGTGCATGAGAACGGACTGCGGCGCGAGGCGGCCGTCCTCGACACCCGTCGCTTCGCAGCCGTCGCACAGGCGTTGTCCCGCCGCTACGGATGGCGCGCTGCTCGCTGA
- a CDS encoding SufE family protein: MSTSHVPDTLAEIRDAFLETPEADRLLLLLEYADELPEVSDEVAAHPEMCERVAECQSPVYIYVEVADDVVTMHATAPPEAPTTRGFASILVQGVTGLSPDEVLAIPDDYPQSIGLTKAVSPLRIAGMTGMLMRAKNQVRQKR, from the coding sequence ATGAGCACCAGCCACGTCCCCGACACCCTCGCCGAGATCCGCGACGCCTTCCTGGAGACCCCGGAGGCCGATCGTCTGCTGCTGCTCCTCGAGTACGCCGATGAGCTCCCCGAGGTCTCGGACGAGGTCGCAGCGCACCCGGAGATGTGCGAGCGCGTGGCCGAATGCCAGTCGCCCGTCTACATCTATGTCGAGGTGGCCGACGACGTGGTCACCATGCATGCGACGGCGCCGCCCGAGGCCCCGACCACCCGCGGTTTCGCGAGCATCCTCGTGCAGGGCGTCACGGGGCTCTCCCCCGACGAGGTTCTCGCGATCCCCGACGACTATCCGCAGTCGATCGGGCTGACGAAGGCCGTCTCGCCTCTGCGCATCGCCGGCATGACGGGCATGCTGATGCGCGCCAAGAACCAGGTCAGGCAGAAGCGCTGA